A window of the Buchnera aphidicola (Taiwanaphis decaspermi) genome harbors these coding sequences:
- the ligA gene encoding NAD-dependent DNA ligase LigA, with the protein MILKINYHNYLYYSINDPEITDYQYDLLINKLKYLEKKNPNLKQKNSPTKNIGNGIFFKKKTYKHLSPMFSLNNIFTYKEYLKFVIKTKKKIKKNKKKIELICELKIDGVAINLIYKEGVLIKALTRGNGISGEDVTKNIYNIKSIPKEINHEKIPKKIEVRGEIFINKKNFKYINKKLLTNKHKVFSSARNAASGSILQKNPKVTYQRKLMFLCHGYGYWENKKKPKSYLNAMMKLKSWGFPVDKNICLYKNDKNIYSYYNKIKKKRKKIKFDIDGIVIKINSTKLQNKIGYTSKFPKWAIAFKFPAEKCVTKVKYVKFQVGRTGVITPVAYLKTCYIANIKIKKVSLYNLNKISKLNLYINDIVIIKRSCDVIPKITKVIKSNNKNKKKIKIPIYCPSCKSILKYSYKKTTYRCYASLICKDQIKKSLNHFVSKNAFNINNFGPKLSNFLIDNNYIKDFSDIFNLNTYILEKNSFISHKKSKKIINSIKNSKKILLYKFIYSLGIRNIGTINSLNISNYFNNINKIINVSLKDLYKIKNIGIKTANRFYRFIYNKKNRLIIKKLISMIKIIYYKYDKKNYFYNKKVSITGIFENYTRKYLKNFLIKSKGIFTNNVSKNTDVLLVGKKFGSKFYIAKKLNVNIIKENKLKKILIQ; encoded by the coding sequence TTGATATTAAAAATAAACTATCATAATTATTTATATTACTCAATAAATGATCCAGAAATTACAGATTATCAATATGATTTGCTTATAAATAAATTAAAATATTTAGAAAAAAAAAACCCAAATTTAAAACAAAAAAACTCACCTACTAAAAATATTGGAAATGGTATTTTTTTTAAAAAAAAAACATATAAACATTTATCTCCAATGTTTTCTTTAAATAATATATTTACATATAAAGAATATTTAAAATTTGTAATAAAAACAAAAAAAAAAATAAAAAAAAATAAAAAAAAAATAGAATTAATTTGCGAATTAAAAATAGATGGAGTTGCAATAAATTTAATTTATAAAGAAGGAGTTTTAATAAAAGCTTTAACAAGAGGAAATGGTATTTCAGGAGAAGATGTTACAAAAAATATATATAATATTAAATCTATACCAAAAGAAATAAATCACGAGAAAATACCTAAAAAAATAGAAGTTAGAGGTGAAATTTTTATAAATAAAAAAAATTTTAAATATATTAACAAAAAATTGTTAACAAATAAACATAAAGTTTTTTCTAGTGCTAGAAATGCAGCTTCTGGATCTATATTACAAAAAAACCCTAAAGTTACATACCAAAGAAAATTGATGTTTTTATGTCATGGTTATGGTTATTGGGAAAATAAAAAAAAACCTAAAAGTTATTTAAATGCAATGATGAAACTAAAATCTTGGGGTTTCCCGGTAGATAAAAATATTTGTTTATATAAAAATGACAAAAATATATATTCATATTATAATAAAATTAAAAAAAAAAGAAAAAAAATAAAATTTGATATAGATGGAATAGTAATTAAAATAAATTCAACAAAATTACAAAATAAAATTGGATATACATCTAAATTTCCTAAATGGGCTATTGCTTTTAAATTTCCTGCTGAAAAATGTGTTACTAAAGTTAAATATGTTAAATTCCAAGTTGGAAGAACAGGAGTTATAACACCTGTTGCTTATTTAAAAACTTGTTATATAGCTAATATTAAAATTAAAAAAGTTTCTTTATATAATTTAAATAAAATATCAAAATTAAATTTATATATTAATGATATTGTTATTATTAAAAGATCTTGTGATGTAATACCTAAAATTACAAAAGTAATAAAATCAAATAATAAAAATAAAAAAAAAATAAAAATACCTATTTATTGTCCTTCATGTAAATCAATATTAAAATATTCTTATAAAAAAACTACATATAGATGTTATGCATCTTTAATATGTAAAGATCAAATAAAAAAATCTTTAAATCATTTTGTTTCTAAAAACGCGTTTAACATAAATAATTTTGGTCCAAAATTGTCTAATTTTTTGATTGATAATAATTATATAAAAGATTTTTCTGATATTTTTAATTTAAATACCTATATATTAGAAAAAAATAGTTTTATTAGTCATAAAAAATCAAAAAAAATAATAAATTCTATAAAAAATTCAAAAAAAATTTTACTATACAAATTTATTTATTCTTTAGGAATAAGAAATATAGGAACTATTAATTCTTTAAATATATCTAATTATTTTAATAATATAAATAAAATAATTAATGTTTCATTAAAAGATTTATATAAAATTAAAAATATAGGTATTAAAACTGCTAATCGTTTTTATAGATTTATATATAATAAAAAAAATAGATTAATCATAAAAAAATTAATTAGCATGATTAAAATAATTTACTATAAATATGATAAAAAAAATTATTTTTATAATAAAAAAGTTTCAATAACAGGTATATTCGAAAATTATACTAGAAAATATTTAAAAAACTTTTTAATAAAATCAAAAGGTATATTTACAAATAATGTTTCGAAGAATACAGATGTTTTGTTAGTTGGAAAAAAATTTGGTTCTAAATTTTATATTGCAAAAAAATTAAATGTTAATATTATAAAAGAAAACAAACTAAAAAAAATATTAATTCAATAA